In the Aliarcobacter cryaerophilus genome, one interval contains:
- a CDS encoding valine--tRNA ligase has protein sequence MSEKYEPSKIEDSFYKIWEDRGYFEIDGNRSIQEPNKNFAIMMPPPNVTGSLHIGHALTFTLQDIITRYKRMDGYKTLWQPGTDHAGIATQNVVEKQLLKEGTTKEALGREKFLERVWKWKEFSGGTIVHQMRKLGVSPAWSRERFTMDEGLKEAVKEAFVKLYDEGMITQNNYMVNWCTHDGALSDIEVEHEEVNGKFYHMNYHFADGSGFVTVATTRPETYFGDTAIMVHPDDERYTNIVGREVVLPLTNRKIKVITDSHVDMSFGTGVVKVTPAHDTNDYEVGLRHNLEFIKCFDEKGILNDYCGEFKGLERLEARQIIVKKLQDEGFIVKIEEHIHQVGHCYRCKNIVEPYISKQWFVKKEVAKKSIEKTYAGESKFHPSHWLNSYRAWMDELRDWCISRQLWWGHRIPVFYCDSCNHQWATKEDEPKICPKCGKEHIHQDPDVLDTWFSSALWAFSPLGWGNNGQMQKTFGENDLKDFYPNSLLITGFDIMFFWVARMMMMGEHFMGQLPFKDIYMHALVRDEHGAKMSKSKGNVIDPLDMVETHSADIIRFTLAYLAIQGRDIKLGEKNLEQFRNFTNKLYNASNFLTLNVDTFPDLKDIEIKTPLGLYMQSKLSHAVDEVRNSLDSYKFNEAASTLYRFVWMEFCDWGIEYSKASKESIVELGSLFKETLKMVSPFMPFISDYLYHKLSGTTLENGDSLMIMNFPKDIKKDENIENMFSIIEEAIISIRRAKTLIDMGNAKIEKAYLKLDVKIDEDVAKPFIEKLAKVEDIEFVNSKVENSITDVSNNLEVYIPTSAIDMKPIIEKLEKQQEKAQKEFDKLNGMLSNERFVANAPANVIEENKKALEEVKTRLEKIEAELKSLA, from the coding sequence ATGAGTGAAAAGTACGAACCATCAAAGATAGAAGATAGTTTTTATAAAATTTGGGAAGATAGAGGTTATTTTGAGATTGATGGAAACAGATCAATTCAAGAGCCAAATAAAAATTTTGCAATTATGATGCCACCTCCAAATGTAACGGGAAGCTTACATATTGGACATGCACTTACATTTACATTGCAAGATATTATTACAAGATATAAAAGAATGGATGGGTATAAAACTCTTTGGCAACCAGGAACTGACCACGCTGGAATTGCAACTCAAAATGTTGTTGAAAAACAACTTTTAAAAGAGGGCACTACAAAAGAGGCTTTAGGAAGAGAAAAATTCTTAGAAAGAGTTTGGAAGTGGAAAGAGTTTAGTGGTGGAACAATAGTTCATCAAATGAGAAAACTAGGAGTTAGTCCTGCTTGGTCAAGAGAGCGATTTACTATGGATGAGGGTTTAAAAGAGGCTGTAAAAGAGGCTTTTGTTAAACTTTATGATGAGGGTATGATTACTCAAAACAACTATATGGTAAATTGGTGTACACACGATGGAGCTTTAAGTGATATTGAAGTTGAACACGAAGAGGTAAATGGTAAGTTTTATCATATGAACTATCATTTTGCAGATGGAAGTGGCTTTGTAACAGTTGCAACAACAAGACCTGAAACATACTTTGGTGATACAGCTATAATGGTTCATCCAGATGATGAGAGATACACAAATATTGTAGGACGTGAGGTAGTTTTACCTTTAACAAATAGAAAAATAAAAGTAATTACAGATTCTCATGTTGATATGAGTTTTGGAACAGGTGTTGTAAAAGTAACTCCAGCTCACGATACAAATGACTATGAAGTAGGGCTTAGACATAACCTAGAGTTTATAAAATGCTTTGATGAAAAAGGTATTTTAAATGATTATTGTGGAGAGTTTAAAGGACTTGAAAGATTAGAAGCAAGACAAATAATTGTTAAAAAACTACAAGATGAGGGATTCATTGTAAAAATTGAAGAGCATATTCATCAAGTAGGGCATTGCTATAGATGTAAAAACATAGTTGAACCATATATTTCAAAACAGTGGTTTGTAAAAAAAGAGGTTGCTAAAAAATCAATTGAAAAAACTTATGCAGGAGAGTCAAAATTTCATCCAAGTCACTGGTTAAACTCATATAGAGCTTGGATGGATGAGTTAAGAGATTGGTGTATTTCAAGACAACTTTGGTGGGGGCATAGAATTCCAGTATTCTATTGCGATAGCTGTAATCACCAATGGGCTACAAAAGAGGATGAGCCAAAGATATGTCCAAAATGTGGAAAAGAGCATATTCATCAAGACCCAGATGTTTTAGATACTTGGTTTAGTAGTGCTTTATGGGCATTTTCACCACTTGGTTGGGGAAATAATGGTCAAATGCAAAAAACATTTGGTGAAAATGATTTAAAAGATTTTTATCCAAACTCACTTTTAATTACTGGATTTGACATTATGTTCTTCTGGGTTGCTAGAATGATGATGATGGGTGAACACTTCATGGGACAACTTCCATTTAAAGATATATATATGCACGCATTAGTTCGAGATGAGCATGGTGCAAAGATGAGTAAATCAAAAGGAAATGTAATAGATCCTCTTGATATGGTTGAAACTCATAGTGCTGATATTATTAGATTTACTTTAGCATATCTTGCAATTCAAGGAAGAGATATAAAACTTGGTGAAAAAAATCTTGAGCAGTTTAGAAACTTTACAAATAAACTTTATAATGCTTCAAACTTTTTAACACTAAATGTTGATACATTCCCTGATTTAAAAGATATTGAAATCAAAACACCACTTGGACTTTATATGCAAAGCAAACTTAGCCATGCTGTTGATGAGGTTAGAAATTCGCTTGATAGTTATAAGTTTAATGAAGCAGCAAGTACACTTTATAGATTTGTTTGGATGGAGTTTTGTGATTGGGGAATTGAGTACTCAAAAGCTAGTAAAGAGTCTATTGTAGAACTAGGTAGCTTATTTAAAGAGACATTAAAAATGGTTAGTCCATTTATGCCTTTCATTTCAGACTATTTATATCATAAATTAAGTGGAACAACACTTGAAAATGGTGATTCATTAATGATTATGAACTTCCCAAAAGATATTAAAAAAGATGAAAATATTGAAAATATGTTCTCTATAATCGAAGAGGCTATTATAAGTATAAGAAGAGCTAAAACTCTAATTGATATGGGAAATGCAAAAATCGAAAAAGCATATCTAAAACTTGATGTTAAAATTGATGAAGATGTTGCAAAACCATTTATTGAAAAATTAGCAAAAGTTGAAGATATTGAGTTTGTAAATTCAAAAGTTGAAAACTCTATAACAGATGTTTCAAACAATCTTGAGGTTTATATTCCAACAAGTGCAATTGATATGAAACCAATTATTGAAAAACTTGAAAAACAACAAGAGAAAGCACAAAAAGAGTTTGATAAGTTAAATGGTATGTTATCAAATGAAAGATTTGTTGCAAATGCACCAGCAAATGTAATAGAAGAGAATAAAAAAGCATTAGAAGAAGTAAAAACAAGACTTGAAAAAATAGAAGCTGAACTTAAAAGTTTGGCTTAA
- a CDS encoding tetratricopeptide repeat protein, whose product MKNLILGVVLILTLASCAKVQYTPEQAGKDYAKLLVLASQGDSNAQNSIGVIQEKLGNYDIAVSYYEESVKLDNEAAQYNLAVLYDEGKFIKQDYNKAFELYKKSADKGYPYAENNLAMMYYRGKGITQDYNKAFELLEKSANQGLSIAQYNFGVVYDNGRGVKQDYKKAIEWYEKSANQGNTKAQFNLGIMYANGQGVIQDKKRAKEYFGKACDGGDQKGCDNYKILNQQGY is encoded by the coding sequence ATGAAAAATTTGATTTTAGGAGTAGTATTAATATTGACTTTAGCATCTTGTGCAAAAGTTCAATACACACCAGAACAAGCAGGAAAAGATTATGCTAAATTACTTGTTTTAGCATCTCAAGGAGATTCTAATGCTCAAAATAGCATAGGAGTTATACAAGAAAAACTTGGAAACTATGATATAGCTGTTAGTTATTATGAAGAATCTGTAAAGCTTGATAATGAAGCTGCACAGTACAATCTTGCAGTTTTATATGATGAGGGTAAATTTATAAAACAAGATTATAATAAAGCTTTTGAATTATATAAAAAATCTGCAGATAAAGGGTATCCTTATGCAGAAAATAATTTAGCTATGATGTATTATAGAGGAAAAGGGATTACTCAAGATTATAATAAAGCTTTTGAATTATTAGAAAAATCAGCAAATCAAGGACTCTCAATAGCTCAATATAATTTTGGAGTTGTGTATGATAATGGTAGAGGGGTAAAACAAGATTATAAAAAAGCTATTGAGTGGTATGAAAAATCAGCAAATCAAGGAAATACAAAAGCTCAATTTAATCTTGGAATTATGTATGCAAATGGTCAAGGTGTAATACAAGATAAAAAAAGAGCAAAAGAGTATTTTGGAAAAGCTTGTGATGGTGGAGACCAAAAAGGTTGTGATAATTATAAAATATTAAATCAACAGGGGTATTAA
- a CDS encoding type II toxin-antitoxin system RelE/ParE family toxin, with translation MNIKILNDAQNDIAKAMLFYENQKDKLGEYFLDSIMSDIESLYIYYGIHFKVKDYFRVLSKRFPFSIYYKFDKNFIYIYAVLDCRQNPILLNARLE, from the coding sequence ATGAATATAAAAATTTTAAATGATGCTCAAAATGATATAGCAAAGGCTATGTTATTTTATGAAAATCAAAAAGATAAATTAGGAGAGTATTTTTTAGATTCTATTATGTCAGATATTGAATCTTTATACATTTACTATGGAATTCATTTTAAAGTTAAAGACTATTTTAGAGTTCTTTCAAAAAGGTTTCCATTTTCAATTTACTATAAATTTGATAAAAATTTTATCTATATTTATGCAGTCTTAGATTGTAGGCAAAATCCAATTTTATTAAATGCAAGATTAGAATAA
- a CDS encoding addiction module protein, whose protein sequence is MSSLINIENMNIEEKFLVMEQIWSSLNNENIKELTPNWHLDILKDRENKTDFIDIEESKKYLRNLLK, encoded by the coding sequence ATGTCATCTTTAATAAATATAGAAAATATGAATATAGAAGAGAAGTTTTTAGTGATGGAGCAGATTTGGAGTAGTTTAAACAATGAAAATATCAAAGAATTAACTCCAAATTGGCATTTAGATATTTTAAAAGATAGAGAAAATAAAACTGATTTTATAGATATTGAAGAGTCAAAAAAATATCTAAGAAATCTACTAAAATGA
- a CDS encoding methyl-accepting chemotaxis protein, translating into MFFKNKNEKILSEVINRNYAVIYFKPDGTIIKANEFFLKTMGYSLEEIVGKHHSIFCEEKFAKTQEYKDGWDAVRAGETVTAEFQRVKKDGNLIFLRASYMPIIENGKVVEVVKLAQDITKNRLRNLFYIGQVKAINKSNAVIEFDMNGNILNANDNFLNTLGYKKDDIVGKHHSIFCEENYKNSSEHKEFWKKLNRGEFDSGEYLRIAKNGNHVWIQASYNPILDMNGKAFRVVKYATDITNKKNTMFEVEKEIKEFSNSLNTLLTTSINMLKDAKFSNENSQNATSSSQNINSLIQDLSNKIDEMQQAIVDISSKTSKNEQIAQEATVQSKQTATAMVKLNEESQKIGETVNIISQIAFQTNILSLNAAVEAATAGEAGKGFAVVAQEVRNLASRSNDAAKNITERIALIQNLVKNSLDSIHEIDDTISDISTISKEISLSMSEQKQNSSIVSQNAKDGSRSLNEVTKNMQDVVLSTENTLIEAQKTQDSSNSLVEISNKLIKTLQELK; encoded by the coding sequence ATGTTTTTTAAAAATAAAAATGAGAAGATTTTAAGTGAAGTTATAAATAGAAACTATGCAGTTATTTATTTTAAACCAGATGGTACAATAATCAAGGCAAATGAATTTTTTTTGAAAACTATGGGTTACTCTTTAGAGGAGATTGTAGGGAAACATCACTCTATTTTTTGTGAAGAGAAATTTGCAAAAACTCAAGAGTACAAAGATGGTTGGGATGCTGTAAGAGCAGGAGAAACTGTAACAGCAGAATTTCAAAGAGTAAAAAAAGATGGAAATCTAATATTTTTAAGAGCCTCTTATATGCCAATTATTGAAAATGGAAAAGTTGTGGAAGTTGTAAAACTAGCTCAAGATATTACAAAAAATCGATTAAGAAATCTATTTTATATAGGACAAGTAAAAGCCATAAATAAATCTAATGCAGTTATTGAATTTGATATGAATGGAAATATTTTAAATGCAAATGATAATTTTTTAAATACTCTAGGTTACAAAAAAGATGATATTGTTGGAAAACATCACTCTATTTTTTGTGAAGAGAACTATAAAAATTCAAGTGAACATAAAGAGTTTTGGAAAAAACTAAATCGTGGAGAGTTTGATAGTGGTGAATATTTAAGAATTGCAAAAAATGGTAACCACGTTTGGATACAAGCAAGTTACAATCCAATTTTAGATATGAATGGCAAAGCTTTTAGAGTTGTAAAATATGCAACAGATATTACAAATAAAAAAAATACAATGTTTGAAGTTGAAAAAGAGATAAAAGAGTTTTCAAACTCTTTAAATACTCTTTTAACTACTTCAATAAATATGTTAAAAGATGCAAAATTTTCAAATGAAAACTCTCAAAATGCTACTAGTTCTTCACAAAACATAAACTCTTTAATTCAAGATTTATCAAACAAAATAGATGAGATGCAACAAGCAATTGTAGATATCTCTTCAAAAACTTCAAAAAATGAACAAATAGCTCAAGAGGCAACTGTTCAATCAAAACAGACAGCAACTGCAATGGTAAAATTAAATGAAGAGAGTCAAAAAATAGGTGAAACAGTAAATATAATCTCTCAAATAGCGTTTCAAACAAATATTTTAAGTCTAAACGCAGCAGTTGAAGCAGCAACAGCAGGAGAAGCTGGAAAAGGTTTTGCAGTAGTTGCTCAAGAAGTAAGAAATTTAGCTTCAAGGTCGAATGATGCTGCAAAAAATATAACAGAAAGAATTGCGCTCATTCAAAATTTGGTTAAAAATTCACTTGACTCTATTCATGAAATAGATGATACAATATCTGATATTAGCACTATTTCCAAAGAGATTTCACTATCTATGAGTGAACAAAAACAGAACTCTTCTATAGTTTCACAAAATGCAAAAGATGGTTCTAGAAGTTTAAATGAAGTTACAAAAAATATGCAAGATGTCGTATTAAGCACTGAAAATACACTAATTGAAGCACAAAAAACACAAGATAGCTCAAACTCTTTAGTTGAAATTTCAAATAAACTTATAAAAACTCTTCAAGAGTTAAAGTAG
- a CDS encoding MFS transporter codes for MIKSVLPLSFIISLRFFGLFIVLPVISVYAFSLEGANATLVGIVVGGYALTQVIFQTPFGIMSDKLGRKGTIITGLLLFAIGSLICALATDILALLLGRLLQGAGAIGAVVTAMISDVVKEEQRSKAMAIMGGFIGISFALAMGLGPVIGGYAGVPALFYITMILSLIAIFILVKKVPNPPKITHTYNDKLRIKDVLGNANINKMHITNFLQKALMTFAFLVIPIILTKIYNWEIKDLWQVYIPSMILGLLAMGPASILAEKKGKYREVLVIGILLFIISYLLMGFSSSSIIFCIGVVLFFIGFNMHEPIMQSLTSKFAKVHQRGSVLGVFNSFGYLGTFVGGVFGGILLDKLDSYEIESFTLAVAVICILWAILIILMKNPSKTKNLYLSLDEYKLENSGKLNDNSNIDEWYINNTENILVVKYSQDKISEDDIKSILK; via the coding sequence ATGATTAAATCAGTTTTACCTTTGAGTTTTATTATATCTTTACGATTTTTTGGACTTTTTATAGTTCTTCCTGTTATCTCTGTATATGCATTTAGCCTAGAAGGTGCAAATGCTACACTTGTTGGAATTGTTGTTGGTGGTTATGCACTAACTCAAGTTATTTTTCAAACTCCTTTTGGAATTATGAGTGATAAATTAGGGAGAAAAGGCACAATAATCACTGGTCTTTTACTTTTTGCTATTGGTTCACTTATTTGTGCTCTAGCAACAGATATTTTGGCTCTTCTTTTAGGAAGACTTTTACAAGGTGCTGGAGCTATTGGTGCAGTGGTAACTGCTATGATTAGTGATGTTGTAAAAGAAGAACAAAGATCAAAAGCAATGGCAATTATGGGTGGTTTTATTGGTATTTCATTTGCACTTGCTATGGGATTGGGTCCAGTTATTGGTGGATATGCAGGTGTTCCAGCTCTTTTTTATATTACTATGATTTTATCTTTGATTGCTATTTTTATATTAGTTAAAAAAGTACCAAATCCACCAAAAATAACTCATACTTATAATGATAAATTGAGAATAAAAGATGTTTTAGGAAATGCAAATATAAATAAAATGCACATTACTAACTTTTTACAAAAAGCATTAATGACTTTTGCATTTTTAGTTATTCCAATAATTCTTACAAAAATATACAATTGGGAGATAAAAGATTTATGGCAAGTTTATATTCCATCTATGATTTTGGGGCTTCTTGCAATGGGACCAGCTTCAATTTTAGCAGAGAAAAAAGGCAAATATAGAGAAGTATTAGTTATAGGAATTTTATTATTTATAATATCTTATTTATTAATGGGATTTAGCAGTAGTTCTATAATCTTTTGTATTGGTGTTGTTCTATTTTTTATAGGCTTTAATATGCATGAACCAATTATGCAATCTCTTACATCTAAATTTGCAAAGGTTCATCAAAGAGGTAGTGTTTTAGGAGTATTTAACTCTTTTGGATATTTAGGAACATTTGTTGGTGGAGTTTTTGGTGGTATATTATTAGATAAATTAGACTCTTATGAGATAGAAAGTTTCACTTTAGCAGTTGCTGTTATTTGTATATTATGGGCTATTTTAATAATTTTAATGAAAAATCCATCAAAAACAAAAAATTTATATTTAAGTTTAGATGAATATAAACTTGAAAATAGTGGAAAACTAAACGATAATTCAAATATCGATGAATGGTATATAAATAATACAGAAAATATTTTAGTAGTAAAATATAGTCAAGATAAGATAAGTGAAGATGATATTAAATCAATTTTGAAGTGA
- a CDS encoding non-canonical purine NTP pyrophosphatase, producing MNIILASANRGKIEEFKKLLPNNKVIAYSDILGKFDIPETGVTFKENAIIKASVVNEKLKAKGEKDFIVISDDSGISLPILDGAPGVYSARFASLNASDKENNEKLISKLNELNVEKTAAFYTACIAIIYKDFTYTVHGFMHGMAINKELGTNGFGYDPLFIPDGFDKTLGELDFEVKQEFSHRNRALKLAKKVLEVIL from the coding sequence ATGAATATTATTTTAGCAAGTGCAAATAGAGGTAAAATAGAGGAGTTTAAAAAGCTTCTTCCAAATAACAAAGTTATTGCATATAGTGATATTTTAGGAAAATTTGATATTCCTGAAACAGGAGTTACATTTAAAGAGAATGCAATTATAAAAGCAAGTGTAGTAAATGAGAAATTAAAAGCAAAAGGTGAAAAAGATTTTATAGTTATTTCAGATGATTCTGGAATATCACTTCCTATTTTAGATGGAGCACCTGGGGTTTATAGTGCAAGATTTGCAAGTTTAAATGCAAGTGATAAAGAGAATAATGAAAAATTAATCTCAAAATTAAATGAGCTTAATGTAGAAAAAACAGCAGCTTTTTATACAGCTTGCATAGCAATAATATATAAAGATTTCACATATACAGTTCATGGTTTTATGCATGGAATGGCTATAAATAAAGAGTTAGGAACAAATGGTTTTGGATATGATCCACTTTTTATTCCAGATGGTTTTGATAAAACTTTAGGAGAGTTAGATTTTGAAGTAAAGCAAGAGTTTTCACATAGAAATAGGGCACTTAAATTGGCAAAAAAAGTTTTAGAAGTTATTCTTTAA
- a CDS encoding pyrroline-5-carboxylate reductase, whose product MKLTLIGNGIMAQSLAIGLIKKHEVEMIGREIEKLKLIKEKIPELQIKELSDKEDISGKNIIFCVKPYALESVSIRLTGTANSLISILAGTKLDYLRKQISAKHYARTMPNIAASVQNSMTTATGDIEIKDLTLEAFGAIGEAIWVNNENQLDIASAITASGPAFLSLVAEAIADGAVKVGLERHLAQHLVQGLFSGTSSLLKHSHSAIIKDSVMSPGGTTAAGYAKLEEGGVRDAFIKAIEGSFQKSQNIAQK is encoded by the coding sequence ATGAAATTAACACTTATTGGAAATGGAATTATGGCTCAATCTTTAGCTATTGGGCTTATAAAAAAACACGAAGTTGAGATGATAGGAAGAGAGATAGAAAAATTAAAGCTTATCAAAGAAAAAATACCAGAATTACAAATAAAAGAGTTAAGTGATAAAGAAGATATTAGTGGAAAAAACATAATCTTTTGTGTAAAACCTTATGCATTAGAAAGTGTTTCAATAAGACTTACAGGCACTGCAAATTCATTAATATCTATTTTAGCTGGTACAAAATTAGATTATTTAAGAAAGCAAATTAGCGCAAAACACTATGCAAGAACAATGCCAAATATTGCTGCAAGTGTACAAAACTCTATGACAACAGCCACAGGAGATATTGAGATAAAAGATTTAACTCTTGAAGCTTTTGGAGCTATTGGTGAAGCTATTTGGGTAAATAATGAAAATCAACTAGATATCGCTAGTGCAATTACAGCTTCTGGCCCTGCTTTTTTATCTTTAGTTGCCGAAGCTATTGCAGATGGAGCTGTTAAAGTTGGACTTGAAAGACATTTAGCTCAACACTTAGTTCAAGGGCTTTTTAGTGGAACTTCTTCTCTTTTAAAACACTCTCACTCAGCAATTATAAAAGATAGCGTAATGAGTCCAGGTGGAACAACAGCAGCTGGATATGCAAAACTTGAGGAGGGAGGAGTTAGAGATGCTTTTATTAAAGCTATTGAAGGCTCATTTCAAAAATCACAAAATATTGCACAAAAGTAG
- a CDS encoding outer membrane protein assembly factor BamD — MLKNLKIKNLLLIFTAAIVFGACASKSEQEYNKPALYWYNKMMMQIGMNDLDEADDTYTSLESEHRNSPYIPTAMLILVNAHMADEQYALANFYLDEYIKRFSLSKDIDYARYMKIKANFMGFKQQFRDQQLIDDTLANIIDFKYKYPNSPYMPLVDTMNARLFMAKASMDKEIAALYERRDKPKAAELYMDKAKNSWVDPNEIKPVEVPFYRAIFE; from the coding sequence ATGTTAAAAAACCTAAAAATCAAAAATCTTTTACTGATTTTTACAGCAGCTATTGTATTTGGTGCTTGTGCATCAAAAAGTGAGCAAGAGTATAACAAACCAGCACTTTATTGGTACAATAAAATGATGATGCAAATAGGAATGAATGATTTAGACGAGGCAGATGATACTTATACATCGCTAGAGAGCGAACATAGAAATTCACCATATATTCCAACAGCTATGCTTATACTTGTAAATGCACATATGGCAGATGAGCAGTATGCTTTGGCAAATTTTTATTTAGATGAATATATTAAAAGATTTAGCTTAAGTAAAGATATTGATTATGCAAGATATATGAAAATTAAAGCAAATTTTATGGGGTTTAAACAACAATTTAGAGATCAACAGCTAATAGATGATACTTTGGCAAATATTATAGATTTTAAATACAAATATCCAAATTCACCATATATGCCACTTGTTGATACTATGAATGCAAGACTTTTTATGGCAAAAGCTTCTATGGATAAAGAGATAGCAGCATTATATGAAAGAAGAGACAAACCAAAAGCAGCAGAACTTTATATGGATAAGGCAAAAAATTCTTGGGTAGATCCAAACGAAATAAAACCAGTAGAAGTACCATTCTACAGAGCAATTTTTGAATAA